From Triticum urartu cultivar G1812 chromosome 2, Tu2.1, whole genome shotgun sequence, a single genomic window includes:
- the LOC125541171 gene encoding glycine-rich cell wall structural protein 2-like, with protein MATSTKLVALGFVVLVSIGFTNASRMLASSSSSGGGSGGGGGGSSNGTGSGWGHGAGGGGGLGYGESGGDANNKYNFAKGAGGGGGNGAGGGSQGGSGSGSGSGGGNGVGSSGSASAPSGSGYANADGQGGGGGAGGGANGSSGSGVGSGAGKGEAESGIATAPAVAPSAGGVSYSDAGGAGTGGGGGDGGSGGGNGAGGGQAASDDTTGGNASGSGSGNGGGQGGGVAQGPSMGVGSGSGIGGGQTGSTGSYGQGYATGTGAGTGGGGGGSNNGGFGNGGGSGSGSGSAGYP; from the coding sequence ATGGCTACTAGCACTAAGCTTGTAGCTCTTGGCTTTGTTGTTCTCGTGAGCATTGGGTTCACCAATGCTTCGAGGATGCTCGCTAGCTCTTCCAGTTCTGGAGGTGGAAGCgggggaggcggaggcggctCGTCGAATGGGACTGGGAGTGGATGGGGCCATGGGGCCGGAGGAGGTGGTGGCTTGGGATATGGCGAGAGTGGTGGAGATGCCAATAACAAGTATAACTTTGCCAAGGGAGCTGGTGGAGGAGGGGGGAATGGTGCTGGCGGTGGTTCTCAAGGCGGATCCGGATCTGGTTCCGGCTCTGGCGGTGGCAACGGTGTTGGTTCGAGTGGCTCGGCGTCAGCCCCTAGTGGCAGTGGGTACGCCAATGCTGATGGTcagggtgggggtgggggtgcaGGTGGTGGTGCAAATGGGTCAAGCGGATCTGGAGTTGGAAGTGGTGCTGGCAAAGGAGAAGCTGAGAGTGGCATAGCAACTGCCCCGGCTGTAGCTCCTTCTGCTGGTGGTGTCAGCTACTCTGATGCTGGAGGTGCTGGCACTGGCGGTGGTGGTGGCGACGGTGGAAGTGGAGGTGGTAATGGTGCTGGAGGTGGACAGGCCGCCAGCGATGACACTACTGGAGGCAATGCCAGTGGAAGTGGCAGCGGCAACGGTGGTGGCCAAGGTGGAGGTGTAGCTCAAGGTCCAAGCATGGGAGTTGGTTCTGGCTCTGGCATTGGGGGCGGACAGACTGGTAGCACTGGTTCCTATGGTCAAGGCTATGCCACCGGAACCGGTGCTGGAAcgggtggcggcggtggtggcagCAACAATGGTGGGTTCGGCAATGGTGGAGGTAGCGGATCCGGATCCGGCAGTGCCGGATACCCCTAA